One genomic segment of Diceros bicornis minor isolate mBicDic1 chromosome 13, mDicBic1.mat.cur, whole genome shotgun sequence includes these proteins:
- the RCC1 gene encoding regulator of chromosome condensation isoform X2: MPPKRIAKRRSPPEDVPPKSKKVKDPRNQAVRAVASRRVPGARSCRVSHRSHSTEPGLVLTLGQGDVGQLGLGENVMERKKPALVPIPEDIVQAEAGGMHTVCLSKSGQVYSFGCNDEGALGRDTSVEGSEMVPGKVELQEKVVQVSAGDSHTAALTEDGRVFLWGSFRDNNGVIGLLEPMKKSMVPVQVQLSVPVVKVASGNDHLVMLTADGDLYTLGCGEQGQLGRVPELFANRGGRQGLERLLVPKCVMLKSRGSRGHVRFQDAFCGAYFTFAISQEGHVYGFGLSNYHQLGTPGTESCFVPQNLTSFKNSTKSWVGFSGGQHHTVCMDSEGKAYSLGRAEYGRLGLGEGAEEKSIPTLISRLPAVSSVACGASVGYAVTKDGRVFAWGMGTNYQLGTGQEEDAWSPVEMTGKQLENRVVLSVSSGGQHTVLLVKDKEQS, translated from the exons ATGCCACCCAAGCGTATAGCTAAGAGAAGGTCACCTCCAGAAGATGTCCCCCCCAAAAGCAAGAAGGTGAAGG ACCCTCGTAACCAGGCAGTGAGGGCCGTTGCCTCCCGCCGCGTTCCGGGCGCCCGCTCCTGCCGAG TCTCACATAGGTCCCACAGCACAGAACCCGGTTTGGTGCTGACACTGGGCCAGGGCGACGTGGGCCAGCTGGGGCTGGGTGAGAATGTGATGGAGAGgaagaagccagccctggtgccCATTCCGGAGGATATTGTGCAGGCTGAGGCTGGGGGCATGCACACCGTGTGTCTAAGCAAAAGTGGCCAG GTCTACTCCTTCGGCTGCAATGATGAGGGTGCTCTGGGAAGGGACACATCAGTGGAGGGCTCAGAGATGGTCCCTGGGAAAGTGGAACTACAAGAGAAGGTGGTACAGGTGTCAGCAGGAGACAGTCACACAGCAGCCCTCACCGAGGATGGCCGTGTCTTCCTCTGGGGCTCCTTCCGG GACAATAATGGTGTGATCGGGCTCTTGGAGCCTATGAAGAAGAGCATGGTGCCCGTGCAAGTACAGCTGAGTGTGCCTGTGGTGAAGGTGGCCTCAG GAAACGACCACTTGGTGATGCTGACAGCTGATGGCGACCTCTACACTTTGGGCTGCGGGGAGCAGGGCCAGCTGGGCCGCGTGCCTGAATTATTTGCCAATCGGGGTGGCCGGCAGGGCCTTG AGCGACTCTTGGTCCCCAAGTGTGTGATGCTGAAGTCCAGGGGAAGCCGGGGCCACGTGAGATTCCAGGATGCCTTCTGTGGCGCTTACTTCACCTTTGCCATCTCCCAAGAGGGCCATGTATATGGCTTTGGCCTCTCCAACTACCATCAGCTTG GAACTCCAGGCACAGAATCTTGCTTTGTACCGCAGAACCTGACATCCTTCAAGAACTCCACCAAGTCCTGGGTGGGCTTCTCTGGTGGCCAACACCATACAGTCTGCATGGATTCGGAAG gaAAAGCATACAGCCTGGGCCGGGCTGAGTATGGGCGGCTGGGCCTTGGGGAGGGTGCTGAGGAGAAGAGCATACCCACCCTCATCTCCAGGCTGCCCGCCGTCTCCTCAGTGGCTTGTGGGGCCTCTGTGGGGTATGCTGTGACCAAGGATG GTCGTGTTTTTGCCTGGGGCATGGGCACCAACTACCAGCTGGGCACGGGACAGGAGGAGGATGCCTGGAGTCCCGTGGAGATGACAGGCAAACAGCTGGAGAACCGTGTGGTCTTATCTGTGTCCAGCGGGGGCCAGCACACAGTCTTACTAGTCAAGGACAAAGAGCAGAGCTGA
- the RCC1 gene encoding regulator of chromosome condensation isoform X1, with product MPPKRIAKRRSPPEDVPPKSKKVKVSHRSHSTEPGLVLTLGQGDVGQLGLGENVMERKKPALVPIPEDIVQAEAGGMHTVCLSKSGQVYSFGCNDEGALGRDTSVEGSEMVPGKVELQEKVVQVSAGDSHTAALTEDGRVFLWGSFRDNNGVIGLLEPMKKSMVPVQVQLSVPVVKVASGNDHLVMLTADGDLYTLGCGEQGQLGRVPELFANRGGRQGLERLLVPKCVMLKSRGSRGHVRFQDAFCGAYFTFAISQEGHVYGFGLSNYHQLGTPGTESCFVPQNLTSFKNSTKSWVGFSGGQHHTVCMDSEGKAYSLGRAEYGRLGLGEGAEEKSIPTLISRLPAVSSVACGASVGYAVTKDGRVFAWGMGTNYQLGTGQEEDAWSPVEMTGKQLENRVVLSVSSGGQHTVLLVKDKEQS from the exons ATGCCACCCAAGCGTATAGCTAAGAGAAGGTCACCTCCAGAAGATGTCCCCCCCAAAAGCAAGAAGGTGAAGG TCTCACATAGGTCCCACAGCACAGAACCCGGTTTGGTGCTGACACTGGGCCAGGGCGACGTGGGCCAGCTGGGGCTGGGTGAGAATGTGATGGAGAGgaagaagccagccctggtgccCATTCCGGAGGATATTGTGCAGGCTGAGGCTGGGGGCATGCACACCGTGTGTCTAAGCAAAAGTGGCCAG GTCTACTCCTTCGGCTGCAATGATGAGGGTGCTCTGGGAAGGGACACATCAGTGGAGGGCTCAGAGATGGTCCCTGGGAAAGTGGAACTACAAGAGAAGGTGGTACAGGTGTCAGCAGGAGACAGTCACACAGCAGCCCTCACCGAGGATGGCCGTGTCTTCCTCTGGGGCTCCTTCCGG GACAATAATGGTGTGATCGGGCTCTTGGAGCCTATGAAGAAGAGCATGGTGCCCGTGCAAGTACAGCTGAGTGTGCCTGTGGTGAAGGTGGCCTCAG GAAACGACCACTTGGTGATGCTGACAGCTGATGGCGACCTCTACACTTTGGGCTGCGGGGAGCAGGGCCAGCTGGGCCGCGTGCCTGAATTATTTGCCAATCGGGGTGGCCGGCAGGGCCTTG AGCGACTCTTGGTCCCCAAGTGTGTGATGCTGAAGTCCAGGGGAAGCCGGGGCCACGTGAGATTCCAGGATGCCTTCTGTGGCGCTTACTTCACCTTTGCCATCTCCCAAGAGGGCCATGTATATGGCTTTGGCCTCTCCAACTACCATCAGCTTG GAACTCCAGGCACAGAATCTTGCTTTGTACCGCAGAACCTGACATCCTTCAAGAACTCCACCAAGTCCTGGGTGGGCTTCTCTGGTGGCCAACACCATACAGTCTGCATGGATTCGGAAG gaAAAGCATACAGCCTGGGCCGGGCTGAGTATGGGCGGCTGGGCCTTGGGGAGGGTGCTGAGGAGAAGAGCATACCCACCCTCATCTCCAGGCTGCCCGCCGTCTCCTCAGTGGCTTGTGGGGCCTCTGTGGGGTATGCTGTGACCAAGGATG GTCGTGTTTTTGCCTGGGGCATGGGCACCAACTACCAGCTGGGCACGGGACAGGAGGAGGATGCCTGGAGTCCCGTGGAGATGACAGGCAAACAGCTGGAGAACCGTGTGGTCTTATCTGTGTCCAGCGGGGGCCAGCACACAGTCTTACTAGTCAAGGACAAAGAGCAGAGCTGA